One part of the Anopheles coustani chromosome 2, idAnoCousDA_361_x.2, whole genome shotgun sequence genome encodes these proteins:
- the LOC131265618 gene encoding adenylyl cyclase X E, with amino-acid sequence MAGEAASEANVYPPEESDICRTDGNGNDQSHESEGDYIALKKWELGFLRRECVNLGLETFYLKYMERVQRSYLSIFVVLQTFVSISHVIVIVTGKQHPTAAIHPDLICYTFGILIVWISLFAAFKEGLVKARPWVPYVSSSIAVITMIVTDLTIPLYHAVVTFINPPLRPSYASHTILAIYIFLPLSENIHGIILGSTTSVCYLIVMTLITYRLEENTALKVITELIYFICLNLFGLYFRLINEVAIRRTFLDRRELVEGNLLLKFARNQEKELLLSILPEHTAELMEKDIRAMIEKIRHDQHNANQTINAHNLFRTGTQWRSINKLYVQKYTNVTILYADVVNYTHMTTQLPVRTLVDVLHELFVKFDDASKEFNVLRIKFLGDCYYCVSGVPVRNKYHAKSCVNLGLRMIKDIRDVRMSRDLNIDMRIGIHSGSIISGVIGACKWQYDIWSKDVIIANKMESTGEAGKVHVTMQTLELLDGEYIFEEGTPQAKEDPVLVKHNIQTFLIVPQPGYDDGSFFTVQEPGPSSRMSSGVKRKTIKKERSLVTRNFMQNSMEQFREIMKLTNVEMAYELERMPIGRFQFNKLFSSYKSYIQEPSHEPARAPEVSRNDSSEPRNNEVDTNRLDNMSPFFMCFENKRWELSYLREPDLMLKYSVLMSFIVFVCILLIQILNDASGAYFWFLNGFSGALLLAFIPITWFKKVWDVYTPYSIDDLLRVRKPQSKVMRVFYDFSNDIMSNFIIRTVIYLITIALLVVCSLMYLIECNYDLLEQIEAGEIPAFSDNTTSLFQAGRATREVVDKRFCTNPWSVTQCLTLAIGMAFLFLRIHFLLKACVGLMIFLFYCWAIFDELYYFFDSSASMNPGLDPKASHLMLILFIVIIFHWIDRQSEYIARTDYNWKQQLLKQKEEAEVTKQTNKILVENILPTHVAEIYINRQLKNEFYNEEYENVAVMFATITNMEVNTDISVENEKSVLKVLNEIICDFDERLQYFDGYLKVEKIKVAGWTYMAACGLDPGRCDSSSSLSGYRSVSGMTRTSLMTNGRRSLNPRTSLEATNKASTSTRSNSSSCRQSNNVTIVMAEFALELMRVLRDFSNENFKQTSPGLLRVGISHGKVMAGVVGSSKPLYDIWGNAVNMASRMDSTGKPGRIQVTKDSAEVLESYGYQCDYRGQIFVKGRGKIPTYFLKISKDMNFIKKSCPASNGNAHGEQITTKL; translated from the exons ATGGCGGGTGAGGCGGCATCCGAAGCGAACGTTTATCCGCCCGAAGAAAGTGATATCTGTAGGACCGATGGTAATGGGAACGATCAGTCGCATGAAAGTGAGGGGGATTATATAGCGCTCAAGAAATGGGAACTAGGATTTCTGAGG CGAGAATGTGTCAATCTTGGCCTGGAAACCTTCTATCTCAAGTATATGGAGCGGGTACAGCGAAGCTACCTGTCCATCTTTGTGGTGCTGCAAACGTTCGTCAGTATATCGCATGTGATCGTCATTGTCACTGGAAAGCAG CATCCCACGGCCGCCATACACCCAGATCTTATCTGTTACACCTTCGGTATACTTATCGTCTGGATATCGTTGTTTGCCGCGTTCAAGGAAGGACTAGTGAAAGCTCGACCCTGGGTACCCTACGTTTCATCCAGCATTGCCGTTATTACGATGATCGTTACCGATCTAACGATCCCTCTGTACCATGCTGTGGTAACGTTTATAAATCCTCCATTGAGACCATCCTACGCAAGCCACACAATCCTGGCCATTTACATCTTCCTACCGCTTAGTGAGAATATCCATGGGATCATACTGGGTAGTACGACGTCCGTGTGCTACCTGATCGTGATGACGCTAATCACTTATCGGCTAGAGGAGAATACAGCGTTGAAGGTGATAACTGAGCTGATTTATTTCATCTGTCTAAACCTGTTCGGGCTCTACTTTCGGCTGATCAATGAGGTGGCCATAAGACGCACGTTTCTCGACAGACGGGAGCTGGTGGAGGGAAATCTTTTGCTTAAATTTGCTCGCAATCAAGAG AAAGAGCTTCTACTGAGCATTTTGCCCGAACACACAGCTGAGCTGATGGAAAAAGATATTCGGGCGATGATAGAAAAGATACGCCACGATCAGCACAACGCTAACCAGACGATTAACGCACATAA CCTCTTCCGAACGGGGACGCAATGGCGATCGATCAA TAAACTATATGTTCAGAAATACACCAACGTAACGATCTTGTACGCCGACGTAGTCAACTATACGCACATGACGACACAGCTACCCGTACGAACATTGGTGGACGTTCTGCATGAGCTGTTCGTCAAGTTCGACGACGCGTCAAAGGagttcaacgtgcttcgaattAAGTTTCTGGGCGACTGTTACTACTGCGTGTCGGGAGTTCCCGTGCGGAACAAGTACCACGCAAAAAGCTGCGTTAATCTGGGCCTGCGTATGATCAAGGACATAAGAGATGTGCGAATGTCGCGCGATCTTAACATCGACATGCGTATTGGAATCCACAGTGGAAGCATCATCTCTGGAGTGATTGGAGCTTGCAAGTGGCAGTATGATATCTGGTCTAAGGACGTCATTATTGCCAACAAGATGGAATCTACCGGCGAGGCAGG GAAAGTTCACGTAACAATGCAAACACTGGAGCTGCTTGACGGAGAATACATTTTCGAAGAAGGAACACCGCAAGCCAAGGAAGATCCTGTGCTAGTGAAACATAACATTCAAACGTTCCTAATTGTACCACAACCTGGCTACGATGACGGTTCG TTTTTTACCGTTCAAGAACCGGGTCCAAGCAGTCGGATGTCCAGCGGTGTCAAGCGGAAAACCATCAAGAAAGAACGCAGCCTAGTCACGAGaaattttatgcaaaattCAATGGAACAGTTTCGGGAGATCATGAAACTAACTAACGTTGAAATGGCCTACGAACTAGAGAGGATGCCTATCGGAAGGTTTCA GTTCAACAAACTCTTCTCGTCCTACAAAAGTTACATTCAAGAACCGTCTCACGAACCTGCTAGAGCCCCGGAAGTATCTCGTAATGACAGCTCTGAACCACGAAACAATGAAGTGGATACAAATCGTCTGGATAATATGTCCCCATTTTTCATGTGCTTTGAAAACAAACGTTGGGAACTATCGTACTTACGGGAACCGGACCTGATGCTCAAGTACAGCGTGTTGATGAGCTTTATCGTGTTCGTTTGCATACTGTTGATACAAATACTGAACGATGCGTCTGGCGCTTACTTCTGGTTTCTGAATGGTTTCTCTGGAGCACTGCTGCTCGCCTTCATTCCCATTACCTGGTTCAAAAAGGTTTGGGATGTCTACACACCGTACTCGATCGACGATCTGCTGCGCGTGAGAAAACCCCAATCAAAAGTCATGCGGGTATTCTATGACTTTTCCAACGATATCATGAGCAACTTCATCATTCGCACTGTGATCTACCTTATCACGATCGCCCTGTTAGTCGTGTGTTCGCTGATGTATCTCATCGAGTGTAATTATGATCTTCTGGAGCAGATCGAGGCGGGTGAAATCCCTGCTTTCAGCGATAACACTACCAGTTTATTCCAGGCGGGAAGAGCGACACGTGAAGTGGTGGACAAGAGGTTCTGCACAAATCCTTGG TCCGTTACACAATGCCTGACATTGGCAATCGGCATGGCGTTCCTGTTTCTTCGGATTCATTTTCTCCTGAAGGCTTGTGTTGGTTTGATGATTTTCTTGTTCTACTGCTGGGCCATTTTTGACGAGCTGTATTACTTTTTCGATAGCAGTGCTAGCATGAACCCAGGCCTAGATCCGAAGGCATCTCATTTGATGCTTATCCTGTTCATTGTGATAATATTTCATTGGATCGATCGACAATCAGAATACATCGCTCGGACAGATTACAA CTGGAAGCAGCAGCTATTAAAGCAGAAAGAGGAAGCCGAAGTAACGAAGCAGACGAACAAAATTCTGGTGGAAAACATTCTACCGACGCACGTGGCCGAGATATACATAAACCGCCAACTGAAAAATGAGTTCTACAACGAGGAATACGAGAACGTGGCGGTTATGTTCGCGACCATTACGAACATGGAAGTGAACACGGACATCTCGGTAGAGAATGAGAAGAGCGTGCTGAAGGTTTTGAACGAAATCATCTGCGATTTCGATGAGCGATTGCAGTACTTCGATGGGTACCTTAAGGTGGAGAAAATCAAGGTCGCCGGCTGGACGTACATGGCCGCATGTGGACTTGATCCGGGACGATGCGATTCATCCTCGTCGCTCAGCGGATATCGCTCGGTATCTGGCATGACGCGAACTTCTCTCATGACTAACGGCCGCCGAAGTCTTAATCCGCGAACTTCGCTGGAGGCAACCAACAAGGCGAGTACGAGTACCAGAAGCAATTCGAGCAGCTGTCGACAGAGCAACAATGTTACGATCGTAATGGCTGAGTTTGCGCTGGAACTGATGCGAGTGTTGCGTGATTTCAGtaacgaaaattttaaacaaaccagCCCGGGTTTGCTGCGAGTCGGAATTTCCCACGGTAAAGTCATGGCTGGTGTTGTCGGCTCGAGCAAGCCGCTTTATGATATCTGGGGCAATGCGGTGAACATGGCGTCAAGGATGGACTCGACCGGGAAACCGGGCAGGATACAAGTCACGAAGGATAGTGCAGAAGTTTTGGAAAGCTACGGATACCAGTGTGATTACCGTGGACAAATTTTTGTGAAGGGACGCGGAAAAATACCGACttattttctaaaaattaGCAAAGATAtgaatttcatcaaaaaatcATGTCCAGCTTCAAACGGCAATGCTCACGGTGAACAGATCACAACAAAACTGTAA
- the LOC131263498 gene encoding leucine-rich repeat-containing protein 59, translated as MSPHTVDNKEKINVRDRLTDNVLDLSLMNVSDIPVDEIKNLRRATVLDLSNNRITEIKSNFADLIQLTVLDLSKNRITSICDDFGLLTNLRRLDLYSNQITRLPLTFGRLKNLKYLDLQNNPLHVEFKNMVGLCSDNNDCLNAAKRAVHFMKQVEKKVVEARINQRQEQQKAAQLAIEQVKEEKASAEGNSTDDIKSDKGKRKRKQDSSENPSNSDQKESETIEAGGEKKKSRTGLPFSSLLWVLFILMALGILLFSKHSDTLETLWTDMVGGSDDIVLDEYIK; from the exons ATGTCGCCGCACACCGTGGacaataaagaaaagattAACGTACGCGATCGTTTAACCGATAATGTTCTTGATCTCAGCTTGATGAATGTTTCCGACATTCCGGTCGATGAAATC AAAAATCTTCGACGTGCCACTGTGTTGGACTTGTCGAACAACCGAATTACAGAAATAAAA AGTAACTTTGCAGATCTTATCCAGCTGACAGTGTTGGACCTATCGAAGAATCGAATAACTTCGATATGCGACGATTTTGGGCTTCTTACCAACCTACGTCGGTTGGATTTATACAGCAATCAAATCACAAGACTGCCCCTGACGTTCGGCCGATTGAAAAATCTCAAATATCTGGATTTGCAAAACAACCCACTGCATGTAGAGTTCAAGAATATGGTCGGATTATGCAGTGACAATAACGATTGTCTCAACGCGGCTAAGCGAGCGGTGCATTTTATGAagcaagttgaaaaaaaagtggtGGAAGCCAGGATCAACCAGCGGCAGGAGCAACAAAAGGCGGCAcagttggctatcgagcaggTAAAGGAGGAAAAAGCTTCGGCTGAGGGAAACTCCACCGACGATATAAAGTCGGATAAAGGGAAGCGCAAGCGAAAACAAGACAGCAGTGAAAATCCTTCAAACTCGGACCAGAAAGAGTCCGAAACGATTGAAGCTGGAggagagaagaagaaatctCGCACAGGTTTGCCATTTTCATCACTACTGTGGGTTCTGTTTATTCTAATGGCATTAGGAATTCTCTTATTTTCGAAACATTCTGATACTCTTGAAACCTTATGGACGGACATGGTTGGAGGGTCAGACGATATAGTCCTGGATGAATATATTAAGTAG